In one window of Paracoccus saliphilus DNA:
- a CDS encoding leucine-rich repeat domain-containing protein, with the protein MQTTPKGMNRIFAIFALLAATGAAIADEAKPPIRANSVQECLELQCTELSIYPYEMDNLNGIETLASLEGLSVLSISSSKITDISMIGSLKNLEFLNLSYTGVDDISVVSQLPKLERLHLSNTSLSDFEALRDHPTLRDIRADGVKIDDLSPLSTLPRLEELLMTNPKLSDLTALENVGTLQSVYFLPSSIEDISPLANLPNLRTVYICSHELTDLSPIASAPMLSDLTLSCSALEDISGIDGMSSLTRIDFSGAGLTSVPETLALPSLEVAILDGTGIENIDFLRNSPNLQALFISGTKVDDLAAVMKHEDLYDLRIDAEASTLMADQIETLQARGVQVTAQP; encoded by the coding sequence ATGCAGACGACGCCTAAGGGAATGAACAGGATTTTTGCGATTTTCGCATTGTTAGCGGCCACCGGGGCGGCGATTGCAGATGAAGCCAAGCCCCCCATTCGCGCCAATTCTGTTCAGGAATGTCTGGAACTGCAATGCACCGAACTGTCCATCTATCCATATGAGATGGATAATCTCAATGGGATCGAGACGTTGGCGAGTCTGGAAGGGTTGTCGGTACTCAGTATCAGCTCGTCCAAAATCACTGACATATCAATGATCGGCAGCCTCAAGAACCTGGAATTCCTGAATCTCTCCTATACCGGCGTTGATGACATTTCGGTCGTCAGCCAGCTTCCGAAGCTGGAGAGATTACATCTCTCGAATACCTCGTTATCCGACTTTGAAGCGTTGCGGGATCATCCGACACTGCGCGATATTCGGGCAGATGGCGTGAAGATAGATGATCTTTCCCCGCTTTCGACATTGCCCAGGCTCGAAGAATTGCTCATGACGAACCCCAAGCTTTCCGATCTGACGGCATTGGAAAATGTGGGCACGCTTCAAAGCGTCTACTTCTTGCCATCCTCGATTGAGGATATTAGCCCGCTTGCCAATCTACCAAATTTAAGAACGGTTTATATCTGCAGTCACGAATTAACGGATCTGTCTCCCATCGCCTCTGCACCTATGTTGTCGGACCTGACCCTGTCCTGTAGCGCGCTCGAAGATATTTCGGGAATCGATGGAATGTCCAGCTTGACCCGTATTGATTTTTCGGGCGCGGGTCTGACATCGGTGCCGGAAACGCTTGCCCTGCCGTCCCTTGAGGTGGCCATTCTGGACGGCACGGGCATCGAGAACATTGATTTTCTGAGAAACAGTCCAAATCTGCAAGCCCTGTTTATCTCCGGCACGAAAGTCGACGATCTGGCAGCTGTCATGAAACATGAAGACCTGTATGACTTGAGAATTGATGCTGAAGCATCAACGTTAATGGCTGATCAGATCGAAACACTGCAGGCGCGTGGTGTTCAGGTGACTGCCCAGCCATGA
- a CDS encoding IS5 family transposase (programmed frameshift) gives MLSRRTLSDAQWAIIEPLVPGKKGDRGRTGADNRLFVDAILWLARGATPWRDLPPELGNWRTVHSRFRRWTLAGVWENLFKALRKDPDFEYVLVDATICKAHADATFSKRGLEAAGIGRSRGGLTTKVHAAVDALGLPVRFTITPGQWGDCPQAQGLIDGLSDVGHVIMDAAYDADYLRDFIANDLGAVAHIKRNPTRREDRPIDWVLYKERHLVECFFNRIKRFRRIALRCEKTISSFKAFVDLACAMAWLA, from the exons ATCTTGAGCAGACGAACTTTGAGTGACGCACAATGGGCGATCATTGAGCCATTGGTTCCCGGCAAGAAGGGTGATCGTGGCCGCACGGGTGCCGACAACCGGCTTTTCGTCGACGCCATCCTCTGGCTGGCACGGGGAGCCACGCCCTGGCGCGATCTGCCGCCCGAACTCGGTAACTGGCGCACGGTGCATTCGCGTTTCCGCCGCTGGACCCTGGCGGGTGTGTGGGAGAATCTTTTCAAAGCCTTACGCAAAGACCCGGATTTCGAGTATGTGCTGGTGGATGCGACGATCTGTAAAGCGCATGCCGATGCGACTT TCTCAAAAAGGGGGCTTGAAGCTGCCGGTATTGGCCGCTCCAGAGGCGGCCTGACCACAAAGGTCCATGCGGCCGTGGATGCCTTGGGCCTGCCGGTCCGGTTCACCATTACGCCCGGACAATGGGGCGATTGCCCGCAGGCGCAAGGCTTGATCGACGGGCTGTCTGACGTGGGCCATGTCATCATGGATGCCGCTTATGATGCCGATTATCTTCGCGATTTCATTGCAAATGACCTCGGTGCGGTGGCGCATATCAAGCGCAATCCAACCCGGCGTGAAGATCGCCCGATTGACTGGGTGCTGTATAAGGAGCGCCATTTGGTTGAATGTTTCTTCAATCGGATCAAACGGTTCCGGAGGATCGCCCTGCGCTGCGAAAAGACCATCTCCTCATTCAAGGCTTTCGTCGATCTCGCCTGCGCTATGGCATGGCTCGCTTAA